GCGCTTTGTTCGAGCACCTGCTCCAGGTAGCGCAGGTCGTGGCCGCTGACCAGGATCGCCTTGCCGGCGCGCGGCGTGGTGCGGACCTCGGTCGGTTCCGGATGGCCATAGCGGCCGGTGGCGGCGGCGTCGAGCTGCTGCATTACCTGATAGTTCAGGGCGCCGACTTCGAGCGCCCGGCCCAGCAGGTCATCCACGCCGGTCGGGTTTTCAGCCAGGAAATTCAGCAGGCGGTGAAATTGCGCGTAGATGGCCGGGTCGTCCTGATCCAGCACGTGGGCGTGCTCGAAGTACGCCGCCGCGCCCTTTATGCCGTACAGCACCAGCGCGCGCAGGCCGACCACATCGGCGCCGACGCGATCCAGGCCGACCGTGATCGCGCCTTCCCGGGCCTTTTGCAGCAACTGGTCCATGGCCTGGCCGGGGTCGCAGGCGGCCGGGCCGGCGAGTTGCTCGGGCACCTGGCCGGCCTTGGCGCAGACCGCTTCGTAGCAGGCCCTGGCGCGCTCGCGCATGGCGGTGGCCTGGCCGATCAGCGTCTCGAAACGCGCCGGGTCGAAATTGACGTTGGTCAGCGTGGTGAACAGGCTCTCGATCACGAACACGTCCACGTCACGGTCGCGGGCGCCCAGCTCGGCCGCTCGGTGGGCGTACATCGACACGCCCTTGACCAGATGGATCAGCAGATCCTGCAGGTCGGCGGTAACGGCATCCTTGCCGCAGGTGCCGACGACGTTGGCGCAGCCGTCGCCGGCGCGGGTGCGGGTGGTCTGTTCGCACTGGTAACAAAACATGGAAGTCTCCTGATCGGGTGGTCGCAGCAGCCGCATGGCCGGATACGCCGCCTGGCGCATCTGAAGTTGCATTTTGAATACATCAATAAGAGCGGTCTTGACGGCAGTCAGGTGTGCAATGGCGTTGCCAGCGGCCCAGAAGAAGGCGCGGCACATAATTCACCGGCGGGTACTGCGCCCCGTCATCCGAACCGCCACGCCAACGACACCGATGCAACTGACGCTGTTTACCGATTACTGCTTCCGGGTGCTGATCTACCTTGCCCAGCAGCCGCAGCGGCGCGTCACCGTCACCGAACTGAGCGACTACTACGGCATTTCCCGCCACCACCTGGTCAAGGTGGTGCACTGGCTGGGCCGCCAGGGCCACGTGACGACCAGCCGCGGCAAGCAGGGCGGCCTGCGCCTGGCGCGGCCGGCCAAGGACATCAACATCGGCCAGGTGGCGCGCACCACCGAGCCGGGCTTTGACTTGGTGGAGTGTTTCGATGCGGCCACCAACACCTGCCGCATCCTGCCGCAGTGCGGCCTGGCCGGCGTGCTGATGGGCGCGACGCGGGCCTTTCTGGCCGAACTGGATCGCTACACGCTGGCCGATCTGAGCGGGCGCCCGCTGCCAGTCGCGCCGGGCGAGGTGCGCTTGGGAGACCGCCCCGAGCGTGCCGGCGCAGCCCGGACGGGGGAGGGCTGAGGCCGTCCCCGTCAGGCTTTCCAGGGCGGCGAGCAGCACCTGCGACGGTCTGCCGCTGCCGCCCGACGGCTGCGGCGCGTCAGTTGCTGCGGCGGCTGACTTCCTGGCGCTGTTCGCGGCCGATGATGCGCGCCAGACTGGAGAGTTCTTCGGCGACCAGTTCCAGCAGGTCATCGGCGCTGACGATGCCGACCAGCTCGCCGCGCGCCCCCAGCACCGGCAGGCGGCGCACGCCGCGGCTGCGCATGCGCTCCAGCGCCGTCCACACCTCGTCGTTTTCATCGATGGTTTCGAGCGGCTCGCTCATCACGTCACCGGCACTGACGGCGTCCGGCGACACGTCCTTGGCGACCAGCGCCAGCACGATGTCGCGGTCGGTGATGATGCCAAGCGGCCGGCACAGGCCGGCGTCGTCGCGGGTCACGACCACACTGCCCACGTGATGCACGCGCATCAGCTCGGCGACCGTGCGCAGGGAGTTATCCGGATTGGCGATGACGACGCCGCGGCTGCATATCTCGGCGACGGGCATGGCAGTGTCTCCGGGTGAGGGGTGAGTCATCTTGGTGTCACAGGCGGCGACGGGCCATGATCGGCGTCAACCGCGGCCGCGCCCGCTGGCCGGTCGAGTTGTTCCTGCCGCATGATGGCGCGGCGCCAACGCGAGGCCAGCATCCATGCAGTACGACGCCCGCACCGCCCTGCTGGTGGTGGACGTGCAGAACGATTTCGCCGACCCGGCCGGCAGCCTGTACGTGCCGGACGGCGAGGCGGTGGTGCCGGTCATCAACGCCCAGATCGCCAAGGCGCAGGCCGCCGGTGGCGGCGTGTTCTATACCCGCGACTGGCATCCGCCGCATACGCCGCATTTCATGCCCGATGGCGGGCCGTGGCCGGTGCATTGCGTGCGGGACACCTGGGGCGCGGCATTTCACCCGGCGCTCAGGGTGAGCGGACCTGTGGTATCCAAGGGCAGCGAAGGCGAGGATGGTTATTCGGGTTTTTCGGTCCGCGATCCGCGTTCCGGCGCCGGACAGGCGACCGGACTCGACGCCCTGCTGCGGGCGCGCGGCATCACCACCGTGGTGGTGACCGGTCTTGCCACCGATTACTGCGTGCGGGCGACGGCGCTCGACGCGCTGGCCCTCGGTTACCGGGTGGTGGTGCTGGCGGCCGCGGTGCGGGCGGTCGATCTGGCGCCCGGTGACGGCGCGCGGGCGCTTGCCCAGCTGCGGGCGGCCGGAGCGCAGCTGCAATGAGCAGCCCGCCCGTGCCGGCGCTGTTCACCGACCTGTACGAACTGACCATGTTGCAGGCCTACTGGGCCGAGGGCATGACGGCGCCGGCGGTGTTCGACGTGTTCGCGCGCAAGCTGCCGCCGGGGCGCAATTTCCTGCTCGCCTGCGGCCTGGAGCAGGTGCTGGACTGCCTGGAGGCATTCGCCGTCAGTGGCCAGGACATCGACTATTTGCGCTCGCTCGGCACCTTCAGCGGCGATTTTCTGGAGCGCCTGCGGGCGCTGCGGTTTACCGGAGACGTTCATGCCCTGGCCGAGGGCATGCCGCTGTTCGCCCACGAGCCGCTGCTGACCGTCGAGGCGCCCATGCCCGAGGCGCAGATGGTCGAGACCGCGGTGCTGAACCTGCTGCACTACCCGACGCTGGTGGCCAGCAAGGGACAGCGGGTGGTGCAGGCGGCCGGCGGCCGGGCGGTGGTGGACTTCGGTGCCCGCCGGGCGCACGGCGTGGACGCGGCGGTCGCCTGCGCCCGGGCGCTGTACATCGCCGGCTATGCCGGCAGCTCCAACGTCGAGGCCGGGCGCCGCTACGGCATTCCCGTCGCCGGCACCGTGGCGCACAGCTACGTGCAGGCGCACGCCACCGAGCAGGAGGCGTTCGAGCGCTTCGCGGCGCAATTCCCCGGCACCACGCTGCTGGTGGACACCTACGACACGCTCGACGGCGTGCGCCGGGTCATCGAGCTGCGCCAGCGTCTTGGCGAGCGCTTCAGGGTGGGCGCGGTGCGGCTCGATTCCGGCGATCTGGGCGCACTGGCCAAGGCCAGCCGGGCGCTGCTGGACGCGGCGGGTCTGGGCGAGGTGCGCATCATGGCCAGTGGCGGCCTGGACGAACACGTCATCGCCGCCCTGCTGGCGGATGGCGCGCCGATCGACGGCTTCGGCGTCGGCACCGCAGTGGATGTGGTCGCCGACCGGCCGTACCTGGATGCCGCCTACAAACTGGTGGCCTACGGCGGGCACGACTGCGGCAAGCTGTCGCCGGGCAAGCTCAGTCTGCCGGGCCGCAAGCAGGTGTTCCGCCGCTACGAGAACGGTCTTGCGGCGGGCGACACCATCGCCCGCCACGACGAAAACCTGCCCGGCGAGCCGCTGCTGGAGTGCGTCATGCAGGGCGGCCGGCGCCTGGCGGCCGGACGGGTAGGGCTTGCCGAGGCGCGCGCCAACGCCGCGGCGCAGGTGGCACGCCTGCCGGCGGCGCTGCGTGACCTGCAGCCGGCGGCCGAGCCCTACCCGGTCGCCATCAGTGACGCACTTCAGGCCGCCCAGGCGCGGCTGATCGCCGCCCACCCGGTCGGCGGGTGCTGAGCGCGGCCGCGGTTAACCCCCTGCCTCTGCTCAGCGCGGCCCCCGCATGTCGGCTCCCGGCAGCGGAATTCAGCGCACTTCACGGCGCAAATGCGGTTCGGCCCGGAGTCGGCGGCAGCTGGGGCATTTCCTGACGGGGAAAGGTTCCGGTCAGGGCGCCGAGGAAGGCGGTCAGATCGAGCACTTGCCCATCGTCCAGCTCCTTGTTCAGCTGGGCCTTCGCCATGACACGCACCGCCTCCTCCAGCGTCGGCACGGAGCCGTTGTGGAAATAGGGCGCGGTCAAGGCGACATTGCGCAGCGTCGGCACCCGAAACATGTGGCGATCGGCTTCCTGATGGGTCACCTGAAAGCGGCCCGTATCTTCCGTCAGACGATACTTGGCGTCATAGGCACTGCCGGGAAACGTCGGAAGCTTCTGGTAAAACCCCTGCCCTTCGGGCAAGGCCGGACCGGCGAAAGCCGCCCCGCTGTGGCAGGCCACGCAACCGACATCCTGGAAGGCCTGCATGCCACGCACCTGACTCTCGTTCAGGGCCTTCTTGTCCCCCTTCAGATAACGATCCAGGGAGCTGTCGGGGGTGATCAAGGTCCGCTCGTAGGCGGCAATGGCCTGCGCGACCCGGTCGATGGTGATCTGCGGCGCATTGAAGGCTTGCTTGAACAAGGGCTTGTATCCCTCGATTCCTTGCAGGCGCTTGACCACCGCTGCATGATCGGGGTTACCCATCTCAACGGGGTTGATCATCGGCCCCTTGGCCTGTTCCTCCAGGCTGGGCGCGCGTCCATCCCAGAACTGCACCGACAGGAAAGCGGCATTCCAAACCGTGGGCGATGAGCGGCCGCCCAATTGCCCACGCACCCCCATGGAGAATGATCGGCCATCTTCGCCGCCGCCCATCACGTTGTGGCAGGAGTTGCAGGACACCGAACCATCCACACTCAGGCGCGGATCGAAATACAGCGCCTTGCCCAGGGCCACCTTGGCGGGTGTAGTTGGGTTTGTGGCCGGTGCAATGGGTTTTTCCGGCAACGGCTCGAAAGCCTGCGCCCCCGCGACGATGCCCAATAGCAACAAGCCAAGTCGGCGGATTCCAGATCCCATCCTGCGCCTTTTCATATCAAGATCTTCCCGCTGATTCCCAAGGCTCAAATCAATCAGAGGCCAGCCTTCTACCTGCAATGGACACTACGCCACAAATGCTTAAAAAATCCTTAAGAACCTCTGCACGAAGCGTAGCCTGCGGCCTGTTTCGTTTCTCGGAGAACGGTTTTTTTCACGATTCCACTCATTCATCCTTGATTTGGCCCTCGGTTTTCCGGCCTTGTTCCTGTTCAGGGCGTACCGTGCCCCTGACGGCGCACGTACGCGTCGCCCGTGAGCACCTTCGACAGCGCCGCCAGGCACACGAAGCGACTCAAATTCTTCGCCAGCTCCCTGTAATGCGCCTTGGCGTAGCCGAAACGAATCCTCAGATCGCGAAACACATGCTCGACTTTGGCCCGCCGGCGGGCCAGTTCGCGCTGGGCGGCACGCAAGGTTTCCGCCAACGCGCCGCCGTGCGCCGTCAACGTGCTGAGCTTGCCGGACCGCATCGCCGTCGCGATCGTCTTGACGTGACTGCCGTGCACGCCCAGCCGTGCGCCGACGCCTTGATAGCCGGCGTTGCCGGGCACGGATGCTTCCTCGCCCACAGTTCATGCGGGTTGGGCTGATATCGAGCGGCCAAATCGAGAAGCGTAGGGCGGGCAAAGCGCAGCTGCCCGCGTGGATTTAAATCATCCGGAACGGCTCGTTATCGATAAATCCTGACGCTTGCATTTGTCGATGGGATTCCCGACGAAAAGTTGTTGCATGGTCCACAGGGTAAACGGGTGGCGTCGGTTTATTCGCCTACCTATAAACCGGCGTGGGCACGCTGCGCTTTGCCCACCGTGCGGCTCGCTATTTCTTATCCGAACAGTGCCGCGTGGCGCGCAACGATCCGCGGCCACAGCGCCGCGGCCGGCAGTTCGAGCCCGAACTCACGAACCAGCGTCGCCGCATAGTCGTCCGGGCCGTCCAGCGTTCGCTCGCGCACCCCGTCCGTCGTCAGGGTGCGCAGCACCCGGCCGCGCAGGGCGACATGCCCGTCCGGCCGGTGCCGTTGCACCACTGCATTGAGTACGAATGGCGATTCCGGGGCGCTCTGCAAGGCGGCGCATTGCCGCGCCAGCAGGGCCTCGTCGGCCGGTGCATCGGCAAAATCGAACGACGGCGCGCCGCCGGTTCTGGCGTCGCCATGGAAACGCCACAGGCCATCGTCGAGACGCTGCAGGCGAAAGCCCAGCGCGCCTTGCCGATAGTGGCCTTCCTGAAGCGGGATCGGCTCGAGCAGGCCATCGCCAAAGCCGACGTCGCACAGCAGGGCGGCGCCGTCGATCACCACCTTGAGCACCAGATGGTTGCCGAGCACGGCGTCACCCAGGGCTGCCCGCTGCACGCCGCCGGCCAGGCGCGTCACCGAAAAGCCGAGCAGTGTCAGCGCGGCGCCGAAGGCACCGTTCATTTCGTAACACCAGCCGCCGCGCCCGGCAGCCAGCTTGGCGAGCGCTCCCGCGGGGTCGGTCGTCAGCGGCTGGCCCAGCTGTACGTCGAGGTTCTCGTACGGCACGCCGAGCGCATGCGCGCGGTGCAGTGCTAACAGCGCTTCGGGTGTGGGCGAGAGCGTGCCCGTAATGCCGAGGCGGGCGAGATAAGGTTCCAGAAGTTCGGTCATGGGCGCTTGCATTCTGTTGCGTGCCTGCTGACGACGTTTCCTCAACCCGGCCCCAGCATGTCCGCCGGGCGGATCAGGCGGTCGAAATCCTCGGGGCTGAGCAGGCCGAGTGCGACCACGGATTCCTTGAGCGTCAGGTTCTCGTGGTGCGCCTTCTTGGCCGCCTTGGCGGCGTTGTCGTAGCCGATGTGCGGGTTCAGCGCGGTCACCAGCATCAGGTTGCGGTCCAGGTACTGGGCGATCTGGGGCTCGTTGGCCACGGTGCCGGCGACGCAGTGGTCGGCGAAGGAGCGGCTGGCGTCGGTCAGCAGGCGGATCGATTGCAGCAGGTTCCTGATCAGCAGCGGCTTGAACACGTTCAGTTCCAGATGCCCGCTGGCACCGCCAAAATTGATGGCGACGTCGTTGCCGAATACCTGCGCGGCCACCATGGTCAGCGCCTCGGACTGAGTCGGGTTGACCTTGCCGGGCATGATGGAGCTGCCCGGTTCGTTCTCCGGCAGGTACAGCTCGCCGATGCCGCAGCGCGGGCCGGAGCCCAGCAGGCGAAAGTCGTTGGCGATCTTCATGCACGCGGCGGCGGCGGTCTTGAGCGCGCCGCTCATCCACACGATGGCGTCGTGCGCGGCCAGCGCCGCGAACTTGTTCGGCGCGGTGATGAAGGGCAGGGCGGTGAGTTCCGCAATGCGGTCGGCCACCGCATCGGCAAAGCGCGGGTGGGTGTTAAGACCCGTGCCGACCGCGGTGCCGCCGATGGCCAGCTGATACAGCCGCGGCAGGGCGCTGCCCACGGCGTCGATGACGTCGTTCAGCTGGTGCACGTAGCCGCTGAATTCCTGGCCCAGGGTCAGCGGCACGGCGTCCATCATGTGCGTGCGGCCGACCTTGATGATGGACTCGAACTGGGCAGCTTTTCTGGCCAGCACGTCGCGCAGGTGGCGCAGGGCCGGCAGCAGCTCGTCGTGCACCTCGCGCGCTGCGGCGATGTGCATGGCGGTGGGGAAGGTGTCGTTCGAGGACTGGCTCTTGTTGACGTCGTCGTTGGGGTGGACGGGCTTTTTGGAGCCCAGTTCGCCGCCGGCCATTTCGATGGCGCGGTTGGCGATCACCTCGTTCACGTTCATGTTGCTCTGGGTGCCGGAGCCGGTCTGCCACACCGCCAGCGGGAAGTGGTCGTCGAGCTTGCCGTCGGCCACCTCGGCTGCCGCGCGGGCGATCAGATCGGCCTTGTCCTGCGGCATCAGGCCAAGATCGGCGTTGGTCAGCGCAGCGGCCTGTTTCAGCACGCCAAAGGCGTGGATCACTTCCAGCGGCATGCGCTCGCGCTCGTCGCCGATGGCGAAGAACCTCAGGCTGCGGGCGGTTTGCGCGCCCCAGTAGCGATCGGCCGGGACTTCCAGCTCGCCCATGGTGTCGCGCTCGATGCGAAAGGACATTGCCTGACTCCGTTTCAAAGGGTGACTTTGCGAGGCCGGAATTCTACCGGGCACGGCGGCCCCGGCCCGGTGGTATCGACCGCCCCGGTGGGGTAATCGGCGACAAGTTCGGGCAAGCGCCGGCGACAATCCCGCGCGTTTGCCCAGGCCGTGGCGAGTCGGGACGGCAGGCCCCCTGTGCTAGACTTCGCGCCGCACCGGAGCGATTTATGCCGCGCATCCGAGCCCGCTGGCGGGGTCCGCGCGAGCGTCGTTTGTGGCGGCCCAGGCGCCCCCGATTCCATACCCACATTCCTTAATTTGGCGACAGCATGACCGAGTTCGCCCGCGAAGTTATTGCCGCGAACATCGAGGACGAGCTCAAGCGCTCCTACCTCGACTACTCCATGAGCGTCATCGTCGGGCGCGCCCTGCCGGACGTGAAGGATGGCCTGAAGCCGGTGCACCGGCGCGTGCTGTATGCCATGCACGAATCCAGCCACCACTGGAACCGCGCGCATGTGAAGTCGGCGCGCGTGGTCGGCGAGGTGATGGGTAAGTACCACCCGCACGGCGACTCGGCCATCTACGACACGCTGGTGCGCATGGCGCAGGCGTTCTCGCTGCGCTACCCGCTGATCGACGGCCAGGGCAACTTCGGCTCGGTGGACGGCGACTCGCCGGCCGCCATGCGCTACACCGAATCGCGCCTGTCGCGCATCGCCGGCGAGCTGCTGGCCGACATCGACATGGACACGGTCGATTTCGTGCCCAATTACGACGGCAAGGAAAGCGAACCGGCGGTGCTGCCCTCGCGCCTGCCGAACCTGCTGGTCAACGGCTCCACCGGCATTGCCGTGGGCATGGCCACCAACATCCCGCCGCACAACCTGGTCGAGGTGGTCAACGCCTGCGTGGCGATGATCGATGACCCGGAAATTGATCTCGACGGCCTGATGGTGCATCTGCCGGGGCCGGATTTCCCGACCGCCGCCAGCATCAACGGCGCCGCCGGCATCCGCGAGGCCTACGCTACCGGCCGCGGCAAGATCTACATGCGCGCCCGGGTCGAGATCGAGGAGGACAAGAAGACCGGCAAGGCCAGCCTGGTCATCTTCGAGCTGCCGTACCAGGTCAACAAGGCGCATCTGCTGGAAAAAGTCGCCGAGCTGGTCAAGGAAAAGCGCATCGAGGGCATCACCGAGATCCGCGACGAGTCCGACAAGGACGGCATGCGGGCGGTGATCGAGCTGCGCCGCGGCGAGGTGCCGGAGGTGGTGCTCAATCACCTGTACCAGCAGACGCAGCTGCAGGCCGTGTTCGGCATCAACATGGTGGCGCTGGTCGACGGCCAGCCGCGCCAGCTGACGCTGCACGAGGTGCTCGAAGCCTTCATCCGCCACCGCCGCGAGGTGGTCAGCCGGCGCACGCTGTTTGCGCTGCGCAAGGCGCGCGACCGGCTGCACATCCTGGAAGGCCTGGCCGTGGCGCTGGCCAACATCGAGCGCGTGATCGCGCTGATCCGCGGCTCGCAGACCACGGAAGAAGCCCGCGCCAAGCTGACCGCCGAGGGCTTCGCGCCCGGTTTCGTGGGCGAGATGCTGACCCGCGCCCTGGGCGTGGACGCGCAGCGCCCGACCGAGACCGGCCGCGGCCTGATCGATGGCGCCTATTACCTGAGCGATCGCCAGGTGCAGGCCATCCTGGACATGCGCCTGCAGCGCCTGACCGGGCTGGAACGGGACAAGATCGTCGACGAATACGGCGAGCTGACGGTGCAGATCGCCGACCTGCTGGACATCCTGGGCAGCGACACGCGCCTGCTGACCGAGATCCGCCGCGAGCTGCTGGAAATCCGCGACCAGTACGGCGACAAGCGGCGCACGACCATCATGGTCGATCGCCTGGACCTGACCTCCGAGGACCTGATCGCGCAGCAGGACCTGGTGGTGACCTTCTCGCACCAGGGCTACTGCAAGTCGCAGCGGGTCAGCGAGTACCGCTCGCAGCACCGCGGCGGGCGCGGCCGCTCGGCGGCGCGGGTCAAGGAAGAGGACTTCATCGAGCGCCTGTTCGTGGCCAACAGCCACGACACGCTGCTGTGCTTCTCGAACGCCGGCAAGGTGTACTGGCTGAAGGTCTACGAACTGCCGCTGGCCGGCTCCGGCAGTCGCGGGCGGCCGATCGTGAACCTGCTGCCGCTGGGCGAGGGCGAGCGCATCAGCGCCGTGCTGCCGGTGCGCGAGTTCGACGCCGAGCGTTTCGTGGTGTTCGCCTCGCGCCGCGGCCTGGTCAAGAAAACCGCGCTGGCCAATTACTCCCGCCCGCGCAGCGCCGGCATCATCGCGCTGGACATCGTGGACGGCGACGCCCTGGTGGCGGTGGCGCTCACCGGCGGCAGCGATCATGTGCTGCTGTTCACCGACGACGGCAAGGTGCTGCGTTTCGACGAGCGCGACGTGCGCCCCATGGGCCGCGACGCGCGCGGCGTGCGTGGCATGCGTTTGAGCCAGGACCAGAACCTGATCGGCATGGTGGTCGGCCAGGCCGAGGGCGATATCCTGACCGTCACTGCCAACGGCTACGGCAAGCGCACGCCGCTGCCCGATTACCCGGTCCGCGGCCGGGGCGGCATGGGCGTTATTTCCATCCAGACCAGCGCCCGCAACGGCCCGGTGGTGGGCGCCGTGCAGGTGGTCGAGTCCGAGCAGGTGATGCTGGTCACCAATGCCGGCACGGCCATCCGCACCACGGTGGCGAGCATCTCGCTGCTGGGCCGCAACACCCAGGGCGTGAAGCTGATGGGTGTGGGTGAGGGCGAGCTGCTGGCCGGTCTGGCGGTGGTGGCACCCGAGGACGAGGAGTCCGACGGCGAGCCGATCGACGGTGATGTCGATACCGACATCGACGCCGATCCAATGGCCGCCGATCCGGGCGATGCCGATCCAGCCGACGACACCCAACCGGGCGACGGTTCGCCCGACGAATGATGCAGGCGGCCGCCGCCCCGCGCGGTGGCCCAGACACGGAGACAACGATGGCACGCGTAAACAACTTCAGCGCCGGCCCGGCGGTGTTGCCCGAGCCGGTGCTGGCGCAGGTGCGGGACGAGCTGCTCGACTGGCACGGCTGCGGCATGTCGGTGATGGAAATGAGCCACCGCGGCAAGGAGTTCATGGCCATCCAGGCCGAGGCCGAGGCCGACCTGCGCGCGCTCATGGGCATCCCGGCCAACTACAAGGTGCTGTTCCTGCAGGGCGGCGCCAGCTTGCAGTTCTCGATGCTGCCGCTGAACCTGCTGCCGGTGGGCGGCAAGGCCGATTACGTGCTGACCGGCTCTTGGGCAAAGAAAGCCGCCGCCGAGGCCAAGCGCTACGGCACGGTCAACATCGCGGCGAGCAGTGCCGAGACCAACTTCAACCGCATCCCGGTCCAAAGCGAGCTCAAGCTCGACCCGGCCGCCGCCTACGTGCACGTCACCGGCAACAACACCATTTTCGGCACCGAGTACCACTACACGCCGGACACGGGCTCAGTGCCGCTGGTGTCGGATGCCTCCAGCCACATCCTGTCGCGGCCGGTGGACGTCAGCCGCTACGGGCTGATCTATGCCGGGGCGCAGAAGAATGTCGGCCCGGCCGGTCTGACGCTGGTGATCGTGCGCGACGACCTGATCGGCCACTGCCGTGACGGTGCGCCGACCATGCTCGACTACGCCATCCACGCCGAAAACGACTCCGCCTACAACACGCCGCCGACCTTTGCCATCTACGTGTCCGGCCTGGTGTTCAAGCACCTGCTGGCGCAGGGCGGATTGCCCGCGGTGGAGCGGGCCAACGTGGAGAAGGCCGACCTGCTCTACGGCCTGCTCGATCGCAGCGGTTTCTACAACTGCCCGACCGAGCCGGCCAGCCGCTCGCGCATGAATGTGCCGTTCACGCTGGCCAATGCCGAGCTCGACGCGCCGTTCCTGGCCGAGGCAAAGCAGGCCGGCCTGGTGCAGCTGAAGGGCCACCGCAGCGTCGGCGGCATGCGCGCGAGCCTCTACAACGCCATGCCGCTGGCCGGCGTGCAGGCGCTGGTCGATTTCATGATCGACTTCGAGCGCCGCCACGGCTGACGGTCACTTACTTTCTCGGGAATTTCGCCATGTACCGCGTACTCGCGCTGAACAACATCTCCAAGGTCGGCCTGTCGCGTCTGCCGGCCGACCGCTTCCAGACCGGCAAGGACCTGGCCGACCCGGACGTCATCCTGCTGCGCTCGGCCGACCTGCACAGCATGGACCTGCCGGCCTCGCTGCTGGCCGTGGGTCGGGCCGGCGCCGGCGTGAACAACATTCCGGTGGCGGCGTTGTCGGCGCGCGGCATTCCGGTGTTCAACACGCCGGGCGCCAACGCCAACGCGGTCAAGGAGCTGGTGATCGCCGGCCTGCTGCTGGCGGCGCGCAACATCTGCCAGGCCTGGGCCTACACGCAGGCGCTGGAAGGCGACACGCAGACCGTGGAGCACGCGGTCGAGGCCGGCAAGAAGCAGTTCGCCGGTTTCGAGCTGCCGGGCCGCACGCTGGGCGTGGTCGGCCTGGGCGCCATCGGCCGGCAGGTGGCCAACGCCGCGCTGGCACTGGGCATGAAGGTGGTCGGCTACGACCCCGGCATCACGGTCGAGGGCGCCTGGCTGCTGTCGTCGCAGGTGGAGCGGGCGGCGAGTGTGGAGGCGGTGTTCAGCCGCGCCGATTTCATCACCTTCCACGTGCCGCTGAACGACCACACCCGGGGCCTCGCCAACGCCGACACGCTGCGCCTGGCCCGTCCCGGCCTGACGGTGCTGAACTTCGCCCGCGCCGGCATCGTCGACACCGACGCCGTGGCCGCGGCGCTGGAGACCGGGCAGGTGCATTACTACGTGAGCGACTTCCCCAAGCCGGGGCTGATCGGCCACCCGCGCGTCATTGCCCTGCCGCACCTGGGCGCCTCCACCGCCGAGGCGGAGGAGAACTGCGCCGTGATGGTGGCCGATCAGGTGCGCGATTACATCGAGAACGGCAA
This Immundisolibacter cernigliae DNA region includes the following protein-coding sequences:
- a CDS encoding Rrf2 family transcriptional regulator: MQLTLFTDYCFRVLIYLAQQPQRRVTVTELSDYYGISRHHLVKVVHWLGRQGHVTTSRGKQGGLRLARPAKDINIGQVARTTEPGFDLVECFDAATNTCRILPQCGLAGVLMGATRAFLAELDRYTLADLSGRPLPVAPGEVRLGDRPERAGAARTGEG
- a CDS encoding CBS domain-containing protein, with amino-acid sequence MPVAEICSRGVVIANPDNSLRTVAELMRVHHVGSVVVTRDDAGLCRPLGIITDRDIVLALVAKDVSPDAVSAGDVMSEPLETIDENDEVWTALERMRSRGVRRLPVLGARGELVGIVSADDLLELVAEELSSLARIIGREQRQEVSRRSN
- a CDS encoding isochorismatase family protein translates to MQYDARTALLVVDVQNDFADPAGSLYVPDGEAVVPVINAQIAKAQAAGGGVFYTRDWHPPHTPHFMPDGGPWPVHCVRDTWGAAFHPALRVSGPVVSKGSEGEDGYSGFSVRDPRSGAGQATGLDALLRARGITTVVVTGLATDYCVRATALDALALGYRVVVLAAAVRAVDLAPGDGARALAQLRAAGAQLQ
- a CDS encoding nicotinate phosphoribosyltransferase; translation: MSSPPVPALFTDLYELTMLQAYWAEGMTAPAVFDVFARKLPPGRNFLLACGLEQVLDCLEAFAVSGQDIDYLRSLGTFSGDFLERLRALRFTGDVHALAEGMPLFAHEPLLTVEAPMPEAQMVETAVLNLLHYPTLVASKGQRVVQAAGGRAVVDFGARRAHGVDAAVACARALYIAGYAGSSNVEAGRRYGIPVAGTVAHSYVQAHATEQEAFERFAAQFPGTTLLVDTYDTLDGVRRVIELRQRLGERFRVGAVRLDSGDLGALAKASRALLDAAGLGEVRIMASGGLDEHVIAALLADGAPIDGFGVGTAVDVVADRPYLDAAYKLVAYGGHDCGKLSPGKLSLPGRKQVFRRYENGLAAGDTIARHDENLPGEPLLECVMQGGRRLAAGRVGLAEARANAAAQVARLPAALRDLQPAAEPYPVAISDALQAAQARLIAAHPVGGC
- a CDS encoding cytochrome-c peroxidase — translated: MGSGIRRLGLLLLGIVAGAQAFEPLPEKPIAPATNPTTPAKVALGKALYFDPRLSVDGSVSCNSCHNVMGGGEDGRSFSMGVRGQLGGRSSPTVWNAAFLSVQFWDGRAPSLEEQAKGPMINPVEMGNPDHAAVVKRLQGIEGYKPLFKQAFNAPQITIDRVAQAIAAYERTLITPDSSLDRYLKGDKKALNESQVRGMQAFQDVGCVACHSGAAFAGPALPEGQGFYQKLPTFPGSAYDAKYRLTEDTGRFQVTHQEADRHMFRVPTLRNVALTAPYFHNGSVPTLEEAVRVMAKAQLNKELDDGQVLDLTAFLGALTGTFPRQEMPQLPPTPGRTAFAP
- a CDS encoding transposase; the protein is MPGNAGYQGVGARLGVHGSHVKTIATAMRSGKLSTLTAHGGALAETLRAAQRELARRRAKVEHVFRDLRIRFGYAKAHYRELAKNLSRFVCLAALSKVLTGDAYVRRQGHGTP
- a CDS encoding arylamine N-acetyltransferase family protein, whose protein sequence is MTELLEPYLARLGITGTLSPTPEALLALHRAHALGVPYENLDVQLGQPLTTDPAGALAKLAAGRGGWCYEMNGAFGAALTLLGFSVTRLAGGVQRAALGDAVLGNHLVLKVVIDGAALLCDVGFGDGLLEPIPLQEGHYRQGALGFRLQRLDDGLWRFHGDARTGGAPSFDFADAPADEALLARQCAALQSAPESPFVLNAVVQRHRPDGHVALRGRVLRTLTTDGVRERTLDGPDDYAATLVREFGLELPAAALWPRIVARHAALFG
- the fumC gene encoding class II fumarate hydratase: MSFRIERDTMGELEVPADRYWGAQTARSLRFFAIGDERERMPLEVIHAFGVLKQAAALTNADLGLMPQDKADLIARAAAEVADGKLDDHFPLAVWQTGSGTQSNMNVNEVIANRAIEMAGGELGSKKPVHPNDDVNKSQSSNDTFPTAMHIAAAREVHDELLPALRHLRDVLARKAAQFESIIKVGRTHMMDAVPLTLGQEFSGYVHQLNDVIDAVGSALPRLYQLAIGGTAVGTGLNTHPRFADAVADRIAELTALPFITAPNKFAALAAHDAIVWMSGALKTAAAACMKIANDFRLLGSGPRCGIGELYLPENEPGSSIMPGKVNPTQSEALTMVAAQVFGNDVAINFGGASGHLELNVFKPLLIRNLLQSIRLLTDASRSFADHCVAGTVANEPQIAQYLDRNLMLVTALNPHIGYDNAAKAAKKAHHENLTLKESVVALGLLSPEDFDRLIRPADMLGPG